One Chryseobacterium sp. StRB126 genomic region harbors:
- a CDS encoding chorismate mutase, with protein MNLKDLKNEWISGLTQPLMIAGPCSAESEAQMLETARRIKESNAQVSVFRAGIWKPRTKPNGFEGVGVIGLNWLKKVKEEYGFKTATEVANAHHVFAALEADVDVLWIGARSTVNPFTVQEIAMALRGTDKPVFVKNPVNPDLALWIGALERLLGQDIKNLGVIHRGFSTYQKTKYRNNPNWQIALDFKSQFPDIPMLIDPSHICGNRTGLADITQEALNVGYQGAIIETHSNPDEAWSDASQQITPEVLAELIGNLKVRSTNLAGFEGEMGRHRTLISDLDFQLIELLSQRMKISEKIGKLKKENDIAIFQPERWKVITEYATQKAKETGMSQDFIEKVFKAIHEESIEVQNNIMIDKN; from the coding sequence ATGAATTTAAAAGATTTAAAAAACGAGTGGATTAGTGGGCTTACACAGCCGTTAATGATTGCAGGACCATGTAGCGCTGAAAGCGAGGCTCAGATGCTTGAAACTGCCAGAAGAATCAAAGAATCAAATGCTCAGGTATCGGTATTCCGTGCAGGAATCTGGAAGCCTCGTACTAAACCTAATGGGTTTGAAGGAGTAGGAGTGATTGGTTTGAATTGGCTAAAAAAAGTAAAGGAAGAATACGGTTTCAAAACAGCAACTGAAGTAGCTAATGCACATCACGTATTTGCAGCATTAGAAGCTGATGTAGATGTTCTTTGGATTGGAGCACGATCTACAGTAAACCCATTCACAGTACAGGAAATTGCAATGGCTTTAAGAGGAACAGATAAGCCTGTATTTGTTAAAAACCCCGTAAATCCGGATCTTGCTTTATGGATTGGTGCTTTAGAAAGACTTTTAGGCCAGGATATTAAAAACCTTGGTGTAATTCACAGAGGATTTTCAACATACCAAAAAACAAAATACAGGAATAATCCTAACTGGCAGATTGCTCTTGATTTCAAAAGCCAGTTCCCTGATATTCCAATGTTAATTGACCCATCTCACATCTGTGGAAACAGAACAGGATTGGCAGATATTACTCAGGAAGCGCTTAATGTTGGTTACCAAGGAGCCATTATCGAAACTCATTCTAACCCTGATGAAGCATGGAGTGATGCTTCACAGCAGATTACACCTGAAGTATTGGCAGAATTGATCGGAAACTTAAAAGTAAGAAGTACAAATCTTGCTGGTTTCGAAGGAGAAATGGGTAGACACAGAACCCTGATCTCTGATCTTGATTTCCAGTTAATTGAGCTTCTTTCTCAAAGGATGAAAATCTCAGAAAAAATCGGGAAACTGAAAAAGGAAAACGATATTGCGATCTTCCAGCCGGAACGTTGGAAAGTAATAACAGAATACGCGACTCAAAAAGCAAAAGAGACAGGAATGTCTCAGGACTTTATCGAGAAGGTATTCAAAGCGATTCACGAAGAATCTATTGAGGTACAGAACAATATCATGATTGATAAGAACTAA
- the rsgA gene encoding ribosome small subunit-dependent GTPase A, which yields MKGKIIKSTGSWYQVLELETNKIFEARIRGKFKLIKTRLTNPLAVGDFVEFQLEQDDIAWITKIESRRNYLIRKSVNLSKEAHIIASNIDLACFIFTLKHPETSLGFLDRFLACCEAYNITPLILFNKIDVLHEEEIEIVKDVEFIYQEIGYDTLEISSYSKLNLDQLQEMLKDKTSVFFGHSGCGKSTLVNALQPGLNLKTSEISDTHLKGKHTTTFAQMYFWHFGGNVIDTPGVREFAMIDIEKEEVQHYFPEIFKKREECKFHNCLHINEPKCAVIDALETGEIQHSRYATYIKLMDEAEEAAQK from the coding sequence ATGAAAGGAAAAATCATTAAATCTACAGGCAGTTGGTACCAGGTTTTGGAATTGGAAACAAATAAAATTTTCGAAGCCAGGATCAGGGGAAAATTCAAATTGATTAAAACAAGACTTACCAATCCGCTTGCTGTAGGAGATTTTGTAGAGTTTCAGCTTGAACAGGATGATATTGCTTGGATTACGAAAATTGAATCACGCAGGAATTACCTGATCAGAAAATCTGTTAACCTTTCAAAAGAAGCCCATATTATTGCCTCCAATATTGATCTTGCATGCTTTATTTTTACTTTGAAACACCCGGAAACCTCATTAGGTTTTCTGGATAGATTTCTGGCATGCTGTGAAGCTTACAATATTACACCCTTAATTCTTTTCAATAAGATTGACGTTCTCCATGAGGAGGAAATTGAAATTGTTAAAGATGTCGAGTTCATTTATCAGGAAATAGGATATGATACTTTGGAAATTTCATCGTATTCAAAACTGAATCTAGATCAGCTTCAGGAAATGCTGAAAGATAAAACTTCCGTATTTTTCGGGCATTCAGGATGTGGGAAATCTACATTGGTGAATGCATTGCAACCTGGATTGAACTTAAAAACTTCTGAAATTTCAGATACCCATTTAAAAGGGAAGCATACCACAACCTTTGCACAGATGTATTTCTGGCATTTTGGCGGAAATGTTATTGATACTCCCGGTGTTCGTGAATTTGCGATGATTGATATTGAAAAGGAAGAGGTACAGCATTATTTCCCGGAAATATTCAAAAAGAGAGAAGAATGTAAGTTCCACAATTGTCTTCACATCAATGAACCAAAATGTGCTGTGATAGATGCTCTTGAAACAGGAGAAATTCAGCATTCCCGTTACGCGACTTACATAAAGCTGATGGATGAAGCGGAAGAAGCTGCTCAAAAATAA
- a CDS encoding nucleoside-diphosphate kinase, whose amino-acid sequence MSNITFTMIKPDAVADGHIGAILGKIAEGGFKIKALKLTQLTVADAKKFYEVHAERPFYGELVEFMSSGPIVAAVLEKDNAVEDFRTLIGSTNPADAAEGTIRKMFARSIGENAVHGSDSDENALIEAQFHFSGREIF is encoded by the coding sequence ATGTCTAACATTACATTCACTATGATTAAGCCTGATGCAGTTGCTGACGGACATATCGGTGCAATATTGGGTAAGATTGCTGAAGGAGGTTTTAAAATCAAAGCTTTAAAATTAACTCAGCTTACAGTTGCTGATGCAAAAAAATTCTATGAAGTACACGCTGAAAGACCATTTTATGGTGAATTAGTAGAGTTCATGAGTTCTGGTCCTATCGTAGCTGCAGTTTTAGAAAAAGACAATGCAGTTGAAGATTTCAGAACATTAATTGGTTCTACTAATCCTGCAGATGCAGCAGAAGGTACAATCAGAAAAATGTTTGCTAGAAGCATTGGAGAAAATGCTGTTCACGGTTCAGATTCTGACGAGAATGCATTAATCGAAGCTCAGTTCCATTTTTCAGGAAGAGAGATTTTCTAA
- a CDS encoding alpha-L-fucosidase, with the protein MKNSLIKAFFLGLILSAHSIDAQAQTVDNSKKMEWFKNAKLGIFIHWGIYSVNGISESWSFFNNYINHENYMKQLNGFSATKYQPEQWVNLIKESGAKYAVITTKHHDGVSLWNSKAEKAISIPQNSLAKKDILSPFVSALQKSGLKTGLYFSLPDWSHPYYDINTRTKKRYEIKNEPIRWQNFISYYQSQLNELSSQYSPDLLWFDGDWEHTSEEWKSSQTLDLLKKYNPNIIINSRLNNHGDYDTPEQGIPIIPPQNPYWELCYTMNDSWGYQPYDKSYKTPNMIVRTLVDVISMGGNLLLDIGPKSDGTIPEEQIEILKNLGRWTSKNQHAIYETTRGIPFDNYKGKSSLSPSKKSLFLYLDEAKNFTKIYGLVTKPLSAKIVGDPSAVVTIDHNAEKTLTLSFSNVKFDKDVTVAEITFENPPIFLKDLKKKGHPLTEMLEIKNTQEAVYDIANALNYGNNLGTYNGLTNDGLDMKIKKTPKTNMETLQWISKHAEALFETGKGLPEGHFSGMSALSKDKQTLYLFVEGTPTGPIALKGIKNNIARIRVVGDGSMLTHTIYNKLYWSDRPGIIYIDIPKERLDKQITVIAVLLNKPIELYKENMGAIENNL; encoded by the coding sequence ATGAAGAACAGTCTGATTAAAGCCTTTTTCCTTGGATTGATATTATCTGCCCATAGTATCGATGCACAGGCTCAAACAGTTGACAACAGTAAAAAAATGGAGTGGTTTAAAAATGCAAAACTGGGTATTTTTATTCATTGGGGAATCTACTCTGTTAACGGAATCTCCGAATCCTGGTCATTCTTCAATAATTATATTAATCACGAAAATTATATGAAACAGCTGAATGGTTTTTCAGCTACAAAATACCAGCCGGAGCAATGGGTGAATCTCATTAAAGAATCCGGAGCAAAATACGCTGTCATTACTACAAAACATCATGACGGAGTTTCACTATGGAACTCAAAGGCAGAAAAAGCAATAAGCATTCCTCAAAACTCCCTTGCAAAAAAAGATATTTTAAGTCCTTTTGTTTCTGCACTTCAAAAATCAGGATTAAAAACAGGACTTTATTTCTCATTGCCGGATTGGAGTCATCCGTATTATGACATCAATACCCGGACGAAAAAACGTTACGAAATAAAAAATGAACCGATACGTTGGCAGAATTTTATCAGCTATTATCAAAGTCAGCTTAATGAACTCTCCTCACAATATTCCCCGGATCTTCTTTGGTTCGATGGAGACTGGGAACACACTTCTGAGGAATGGAAATCTTCTCAAACCTTAGATTTACTCAAAAAATACAATCCTAATATCATCATCAACTCAAGACTCAACAATCATGGAGATTATGATACTCCAGAACAGGGTATTCCGATAATTCCGCCACAAAATCCATATTGGGAACTTTGCTATACCATGAATGATTCCTGGGGGTATCAGCCCTATGACAAAAGTTATAAGACCCCCAATATGATTGTAAGAACTTTGGTAGATGTGATTAGCATGGGTGGAAATCTTTTACTTGATATCGGCCCAAAATCAGACGGCACCATTCCGGAAGAACAGATTGAGATTCTTAAAAACCTTGGACGTTGGACATCCAAAAACCAACATGCCATTTATGAAACAACCCGCGGAATTCCTTTTGATAATTACAAAGGGAAATCATCTTTGTCACCCTCTAAAAAATCTTTATTTCTTTACCTAGATGAAGCCAAAAACTTTACAAAGATCTATGGATTGGTAACAAAACCTCTTTCAGCAAAAATCGTTGGAGATCCATCCGCTGTTGTTACCATAGATCATAATGCTGAAAAAACACTTACTTTGAGTTTCTCTAATGTAAAATTTGATAAAGATGTTACCGTAGCAGAAATTACTTTTGAGAATCCGCCTATATTTCTTAAAGATCTTAAGAAGAAGGGACATCCTCTTACCGAAATGCTGGAAATTAAAAACACTCAGGAAGCAGTGTATGATATAGCGAATGCTCTGAATTATGGCAATAATTTAGGGACATATAATGGACTGACCAATGATGGCCTTGACATGAAAATTAAGAAAACTCCTAAAACAAATATGGAAACCCTGCAATGGATAAGCAAACATGCAGAAGCTTTATTTGAGACAGGGAAAGGATTACCAGAAGGACATTTCTCAGGAATGAGCGCTTTATCAAAAGACAAACAGACTCTTTATCTTTTTGTGGAAGGAACCCCTACCGGTCCTATTGCTCTAAAAGGAATAAAAAATAACATAGCCAGGATAAGAGTCGTAGGCGATGGCAGTATGCTTACTCATACTATTTACAATAAGCTGTACTGGAGTGACCGACCGGGAATTATTTACATTGATATCCCAAAAGAAAGACTGGACAAACAGATAACTGTCATAGCAGTTTTGTTGAATAAACCTATTGAGCTGTACAAAGAAAATATGGGAGCCATTGAAAACAATCTTTAA
- a CDS encoding DUF692 family multinuclear iron-containing protein, protein MGKPLLGLSMMAEAEFVSAVLPLLQSNSVEVLEWSFDTFYNTEEPDWLSELLHFYSENNRLIGHGVYYSLFDARWTERQEIWLKKLKEEFRKRNYNHITEHFGFMNTENFHQGVPLPVSLHSKTLEIGKDRLYRLQDAVQVPVGIENLAFSFSLDDVMEQGIFLNKLTEDTNGFLILDLHNIYCQSCNFGVEMQEIIKLYPLDKVKEIHLSGGSWQESVYGKKLIRRDTHDDAVPEDILSVLPSVLSQCKNLEYIIIERLGNTLDAVEKKESFLDDFTQIKKIIDSSGAGTQNKDLWTKKEIRFSENPLEDMILHEEQTLLTKLLFENAGPASIKSHEFHYFKTKNWDPEMILTAQNIIKKWNPY, encoded by the coding sequence ATGGGAAAGCCACTGTTAGGATTATCCATGATGGCAGAAGCGGAATTTGTTTCTGCGGTTTTGCCTTTATTGCAAAGCAATTCGGTTGAAGTGCTTGAATGGTCATTTGATACCTTCTACAATACAGAAGAACCGGATTGGTTGAGTGAGCTGCTTCACTTTTACTCTGAAAATAATCGTTTGATTGGTCATGGGGTTTATTATTCTTTATTTGATGCCCGCTGGACTGAAAGACAGGAGATTTGGCTAAAAAAATTAAAAGAAGAATTTCGTAAAAGAAACTATAATCATATTACGGAGCATTTCGGTTTTATGAATACCGAAAATTTTCATCAGGGTGTACCATTACCGGTTTCCCTGCACTCTAAAACACTAGAGATCGGAAAAGACAGACTTTACAGATTACAGGATGCTGTACAGGTTCCTGTCGGAATAGAAAATCTTGCCTTCTCATTCTCATTGGATGATGTAATGGAACAGGGAATATTTCTTAATAAACTAACAGAAGATACCAATGGATTCCTGATTCTTGATCTTCACAATATCTACTGTCAGTCCTGTAATTTCGGAGTTGAAATGCAGGAGATCATCAAATTATATCCCTTGGATAAGGTGAAGGAAATTCATCTGTCAGGTGGCAGCTGGCAGGAAAGTGTATATGGTAAGAAACTGATACGGAGAGACACGCACGATGATGCAGTTCCTGAAGATATTCTGTCTGTATTGCCTTCGGTGTTATCTCAATGTAAGAACCTGGAATATATTATTATTGAAAGGCTCGGTAATACACTTGATGCAGTAGAAAAAAAGGAGAGTTTTCTGGATGATTTTACACAAATCAAAAAAATAATTGATTCATCAGGTGCTGGAACTCAAAATAAAGATCTCTGGACTAAAAAAGAAATCCGATTTTCAGAAAATCCTTTGGAAGATATGATTCTTCATGAAGAACAAACATTGTTGACGAAATTGTTGTTTGAGAATGCCGGACCTGCATCAATCAAAAGTCATGAATTCCATTATTTTAAAACAAAAAACTGGGATCCGGAGATGATTCTTACCGCTCAGAATATCATTAAAAAATGGAATCCCTACTAA
- a CDS encoding DUF1772 domain-containing protein has protein sequence MKMTTVLLIITAVLTALIAGLFYAYSCSVVLGLGKLSDAEYLKAMQNINREILNPVFFMSFMGTAILLPVSTFFLRGEQPVFIFLLLATLAYLIGVFGVTVVGNVPMNDQLDGFDISGSTVEAIKQMRDSFENRWNFLNNIRTAFSVISITLAVCACIWHKDL, from the coding sequence ATGAAAATGACAACTGTATTATTAATCATCACAGCTGTACTTACAGCGCTTATAGCCGGACTTTTTTATGCCTATTCGTGTTCTGTAGTTCTAGGGCTTGGAAAATTGTCTGATGCTGAATATCTGAAGGCTATGCAGAATATTAACCGTGAAATTCTGAACCCTGTCTTTTTTATGAGCTTTATGGGAACGGCTATACTTCTTCCTGTATCTACTTTCTTCTTACGGGGAGAACAACCGGTCTTTATTTTTCTTTTATTGGCTACATTAGCTTATCTGATAGGTGTTTTCGGGGTTACAGTGGTTGGAAATGTTCCAATGAATGACCAGCTTGATGGATTTGATATTTCAGGCTCTACAGTTGAAGCTATTAAACAAATGCGTGATAGTTTTGAAAACAGATGGAATTTTCTGAACAATATAAGAACTGCTTTTTCGGTAATCAGTATAACACTAGCGGTTTGTGCCTGTATCTGGCATAAGGACTTATAG
- the rpe gene encoding ribulose-phosphate 3-epimerase: MKTKLIAPSLLSADFGNLQRDIEMLNRSQADWFHIDVMDGRFVPNISFGFPVMKTVQQHAKKFVDVHLMIVEPEKYVDEFINHGADLISVHYEACTHLHRTIHHIQSKGAKAGVVLNPSTPVLMLEDIIADVDLVLLMSVNPGFGGQKFIENTYKKIAETKDLILSNNSTALIEIDGGVNLDNASKLFEAGADVLVAGNAVFSAESPERTIELLKI; this comes from the coding sequence ATGAAAACGAAGCTTATTGCTCCATCCCTTTTATCTGCAGACTTTGGGAATCTGCAAAGAGATATTGAAATGCTGAACAGATCTCAGGCAGATTGGTTCCACATTGATGTAATGGACGGGAGATTTGTCCCTAACATTTCATTTGGTTTTCCGGTAATGAAAACCGTTCAGCAGCATGCTAAAAAATTCGTGGATGTTCACTTAATGATTGTGGAGCCTGAAAAATATGTTGATGAATTCATCAACCATGGCGCTGACCTTATTTCTGTACACTATGAAGCATGTACTCACCTTCACAGAACCATTCACCATATTCAGAGTAAAGGAGCAAAAGCAGGTGTTGTTTTGAATCCGTCTACTCCTGTTTTAATGCTTGAAGACATTATTGCAGATGTGGATCTTGTATTATTAATGAGTGTAAATCCAGGATTTGGAGGACAGAAATTCATTGAAAACACGTATAAAAAGATTGCTGAAACAAAAGACCTTATCTTAAGCAACAACTCTACTGCTCTTATTGAGATAGACGGGGGAGTAAACCTTGATAATGCTTCTAAACTTTTCGAAGCAGGAGCAGATGTTTTGGTTGCCGGAAACGCAGTATTCTCTGCGGAAAGCCCGGAAAGAACCATTGAACTTTTAAAAATCTAA
- a CDS encoding M28 family peptidase, whose protein sequence is MKFEKKSLKFLEKYLNTSSPTGYEHKGQEVWMDYIRPYVDKIEVDHYGTCYGIINPEAEFKVVIEAHADEISWYVNYITDDGLIYVIRNGGSDQTIAPSKIVHIHGENGIIKGVFGWPAIHTRSNQNEPTPKIENIFIDCGATTKQEVEDMGIFVGCMITYPDEFFEMNDRYFVCRALDNRIGGFMIAEVARLLKENKKSIPFGLYITNSVQEEVGLYGADMIADTIKPNIAIVTDVTHDTTTPMIEKKKEGDQKCGAGPVVFFAPSVHHTIRELIIDTAKTKKIPYQRAAASRATGTDTDAFAHSNGGVPSALISLPLRYMHTTVEMVSKEDVANVIKLIYETVLKIKPEMKLKYH, encoded by the coding sequence ATGAAATTTGAAAAGAAATCTTTAAAATTTTTAGAGAAATATTTAAACACTTCATCTCCAACTGGATACGAACACAAAGGACAAGAGGTTTGGATGGACTATATCAGACCCTATGTAGACAAGATTGAAGTGGATCATTACGGAACATGCTACGGCATCATCAATCCTGAAGCAGAATTTAAAGTAGTGATTGAAGCGCATGCAGATGAAATCTCGTGGTATGTAAACTATATTACGGATGATGGATTGATTTATGTAATCAGAAACGGAGGGTCAGACCAGACTATTGCTCCATCGAAAATAGTACATATTCACGGAGAAAACGGAATTATAAAAGGGGTATTCGGATGGCCGGCAATCCATACAAGATCCAATCAAAATGAGCCTACTCCAAAAATCGAAAATATCTTCATCGACTGTGGAGCTACTACCAAACAAGAAGTAGAAGACATGGGAATCTTTGTTGGATGTATGATTACTTATCCTGATGAGTTCTTCGAAATGAATGACAGATACTTTGTCTGCAGAGCTCTTGACAACAGAATCGGAGGTTTTATGATTGCTGAAGTAGCAAGACTTTTAAAGGAAAATAAAAAATCCATTCCGTTTGGTCTTTACATCACCAATTCAGTACAGGAAGAAGTTGGTTTATACGGAGCAGATATGATTGCCGATACCATCAAACCCAATATTGCCATTGTAACTGATGTAACCCATGATACCACTACTCCAATGATCGAAAAGAAAAAAGAAGGAGACCAAAAATGTGGTGCCGGGCCAGTAGTATTCTTTGCTCCAAGTGTTCACCATACCATCCGAGAATTGATTATCGACACTGCAAAAACAAAGAAAATTCCTTATCAGAGAGCAGCAGCAAGCAGAGCTACAGGAACAGATACTGATGCTTTCGCTCACTCTAACGGTGGTGTACCAAGTGCTTTAATTTCCTTACCTTTGCGCTATATGCATACAACAGTAGAAATGGTATCTAAAGAAGACGTAGCCAATGTCATTAAATTGATCTACGAAACTGTTCTGAAGATTAAACCGGAAATGAAACTGAAGTATCATTAA
- a CDS encoding DUF4294 domain-containing protein, producing MNFSKIICLFMFFFGVSVFGQKDTVVAKPLNQYPAESLKVDEFGNKYYYDEQQKVKIYEVNGEPVVVMDELVLVNKPRFNNQLDKNYYYFLNKKLYRVYPLFVTALQQYRDIQLDMNDLDNKAKRKFVRERQNMLADQYEKQLRDLTTTEGQVFAKLMNRATGKNVYEIIKELRGGFSAFWWNLKGKMADIDLKERYDPHKNRTDEFVESLLQSNWNSGYLKPYPGASDFKVKK from the coding sequence ATGAATTTTAGTAAGATTATCTGTCTTTTTATGTTCTTTTTTGGAGTCAGCGTTTTTGGACAGAAAGATACTGTGGTAGCCAAACCATTGAATCAATACCCTGCTGAATCTTTGAAGGTAGATGAATTTGGTAATAAGTATTATTACGACGAACAGCAGAAAGTTAAGATCTATGAAGTTAACGGAGAGCCTGTAGTAGTAATGGATGAATTGGTTTTAGTGAATAAACCGAGGTTTAATAACCAGTTGGATAAAAATTACTATTATTTCTTAAATAAGAAGTTATACAGGGTGTATCCGTTATTTGTAACTGCGTTGCAACAGTACAGAGACATCCAGCTAGATATGAATGATCTGGATAATAAAGCCAAAAGAAAGTTTGTAAGAGAAAGGCAGAATATGCTTGCCGATCAATATGAAAAGCAATTGAGAGATCTTACCACTACTGAAGGGCAGGTTTTTGCAAAACTGATGAACAGAGCAACCGGTAAAAATGTATATGAGATCATTAAAGAGCTAAGAGGTGGATTTAGCGCCTTCTGGTGGAATCTGAAAGGGAAGATGGCTGATATTGATTTGAAAGAACGATATGATCCCCATAAAAACAGGACAGATGAATTTGTGGAATCTCTACTACAGTCTAACTGGAATTCAGGGTATTTGAAACCTTATCCGGGAGCTAGCGATTTTAAAGTAAAGAAATAA
- a CDS encoding NUDIX domain-containing protein codes for MIDKINIRVYGCAVKDKKVLTLFEEYAGEPLMKFPGGGLEYGEGTLECLHREFDEELNVKVDIIEHFYTQENFLVSRFKENEQLLTIYYIVNIVDEKEFLILDPCIEKTEWIDINRLDNPFPLPIDKIVFDKLKEKFL; via the coding sequence ATGATAGACAAGATCAACATTAGAGTGTATGGCTGTGCAGTAAAAGATAAGAAAGTACTCACGTTATTTGAGGAATATGCCGGCGAACCTTTAATGAAATTTCCAGGTGGTGGATTGGAGTATGGTGAAGGAACATTGGAATGCCTGCATCGTGAATTTGATGAAGAGCTGAATGTAAAAGTAGATATCATAGAGCACTTCTACACACAGGAAAACTTTCTGGTTTCCCGTTTCAAAGAAAATGAACAACTTCTTACTATATATTATATCGTAAATATTGTTGATGAGAAAGAGTTCCTTATTTTGGATCCATGTATTGAAAAAACAGAATGGATAGATATTAACAGACTGGATAATCCTTTTCCACTTCCTATAGACAAAATCGTATTCGATAAATTAAAAGAAAAATTCCTGTAA
- the mnmD gene encoding tRNA (5-methylaminomethyl-2-thiouridine)(34)-methyltransferase MnmD encodes MKREIKTTNDGSKTLFISNLNENYHSHHGALQEAEHVFIKNGLNLINNCEINILELGFGTGLNVLVTINEYLKTDKNHVINYFSLEKYPINESEVKDLAYFEHFDNPEFKNIYQKIHLAEWEKSVEIISGFNLKKIECDFFDLKNINLPEINLVYFDCFGARVQPDLWEKPLFELVADKMAINGLLTTYSSKGSVRRILQELNFQVEKKQGPPGKREMINAVKL; translated from the coding sequence TTGAAAAGAGAGATTAAGACCACAAACGACGGAAGCAAAACATTGTTTATCAGTAACTTAAACGAAAACTACCATTCTCATCACGGGGCTCTTCAGGAAGCAGAACACGTGTTTATCAAAAATGGACTAAATCTAATTAATAATTGCGAAATTAATATTTTAGAACTAGGTTTTGGAACAGGTTTGAATGTTTTAGTAACAATTAATGAATATTTAAAAACTGACAAAAATCATGTCATCAATTATTTTTCGCTGGAAAAATATCCCATAAATGAATCAGAAGTTAAGGATTTAGCCTACTTTGAACATTTTGATAACCCTGAATTCAAAAATATTTATCAGAAAATTCATCTGGCAGAGTGGGAAAAATCAGTTGAAATCATTAGTGGATTCAACCTTAAAAAGATAGAATGTGACTTTTTTGACTTGAAGAACATTAATCTGCCTGAAATCAACCTTGTCTATTTCGATTGTTTCGGAGCAAGAGTACAGCCGGATCTCTGGGAAAAACCACTATTTGAATTGGTAGCTGACAAAATGGCCATTAACGGATTATTAACAACCTACTCCTCCAAAGGGAGCGTAAGAAGAATTCTTCAGGAGCTCAACTTTCAGGTAGAGAAAAAACAAGGACCTCCTGGTAAAAGAGAAATGATTAATGCTGTTAAGCTATAA
- a CDS encoding branched-chain amino acid aminotransferase produces the protein MIIQKTENSRISTFDPNNFSFGGTFIDHMIICEYENGKWGDVKLVPYGPIPFTPAMMGVNYGQACFEGMKAYKDKDGQVFLFRPEKNFERINKSAKRLAMPEVTKEMFLDGLKALVDIDRDWIPQGEGMSLYIRPLIFATEEALKARVSEKYMFAIVATPAKSYYSEPVSVKISDHYSRAANGGVGSAKAAGNYAASFYPTQLAIEEGYEQIIWTDDATHEYFEESGTMNVFVRINDTIYTPPTSEKILDGVTRDSFLQLAKKRGIEVKVEPIAVKTVIEALKNGELKEVWGVGTAVVTTQFQALGYQGEKLTLPRLSDEESYAAILKKDLVDLQTNLSEDPFGWRVVVDHVLETA, from the coding sequence ATGATAATTCAAAAAACTGAAAACTCCAGAATTTCTACATTTGACCCTAACAATTTTTCATTTGGTGGAACCTTCATAGATCATATGATTATATGTGAGTACGAAAACGGAAAATGGGGGGATGTGAAATTAGTTCCTTACGGTCCAATACCATTTACACCTGCTATGATGGGAGTAAACTATGGACAAGCTTGTTTTGAAGGTATGAAAGCCTATAAAGACAAAGATGGGCAGGTTTTCCTTTTCAGGCCTGAAAAGAATTTTGAACGTATCAACAAGTCTGCAAAGCGTCTTGCAATGCCGGAGGTAACTAAAGAAATGTTTTTAGACGGATTAAAAGCATTAGTAGATATCGACAGAGACTGGATCCCTCAAGGAGAAGGAATGTCTTTATATATCAGACCATTGATTTTCGCAACAGAAGAAGCTTTAAAAGCAAGAGTTTCTGAAAAATATATGTTTGCTATTGTAGCAACACCAGCAAAGAGCTATTATTCAGAGCCTGTATCTGTAAAAATCTCAGACCATTATTCAAGAGCAGCAAACGGAGGAGTAGGTTCAGCTAAAGCAGCTGGTAATTATGCAGCTTCTTTCTACCCAACTCAATTAGCTATTGAAGAAGGGTATGAGCAAATCATCTGGACTGATGATGCAACTCATGAGTATTTTGAAGAAAGTGGTACTATGAACGTATTTGTAAGAATTAATGATACAATCTATACACCACCAACATCTGAAAAAATCCTTGACGGAGTGACAAGAGACAGCTTCCTTCAGTTGGCTAAGAAAAGAGGAATTGAAGTAAAAGTTGAACCAATTGCTGTAAAAACAGTCATTGAAGCTTTGAAAAATGGAGAACTTAAAGAAGTATGGGGAGTAGGTACTGCAGTAGTAACGACTCAGTTCCAGGCTTTAGGATATCAAGGAGAGAAATTAACACTTCCAAGATTATCAGACGAAGAAAGCTATGCTGCAATCCTTAAGAAAGATTTAGTAGATCTTCAAACCAACCTTTCTGAAGATCCATTCGGATGGAGAGTGGTTGTAGATCATGTACTTGAAACAGCTTAA